From the Selenomonas timonae genome, one window contains:
- a CDS encoding metallophosphoesterase family protein, which translates to MTRRSFLQTAMSTILSMGFGGLFSSHHAAAAAENIRHLRQIVTAQPDRTRMIAWDSPQLLQDVRVEVSRAGGKTDTYAPSYRYLMMDDEVQFIYHAEIPVSDGASYRVIEPNGATAWIPLTRSASEMTRALLFSDSQCGESYDVWREVYYAAWQRHPQADFAAIVGDLTDNGESAWHWRAFFEAMEAGTALARHPHVPVLGNHEYYGLQWTAVPPVRYLRTFALPDNGSRDFRGHYYSFDLGAVHCIVLDTQFLEAEERGAALRAEQMDWLQRDAMASTAPWKLVLMHKDILAYGDYQVEQHTNHGISDVGQTFLDTFDTLGIDLVVSGHVHAYRRRQLRTRQTDAHGTLYLLAGPAGNEYFDVPAEDYDLAAGSNPAPSNYLYMEADAQHLHIRCETVRGTILDTAELHK; encoded by the coding sequence ATGACGCGCCGCTCATTTTTGCAGACTGCCATGAGCACCATTCTCTCGATGGGCTTTGGCGGTCTCTTTTCGTCTCATCACGCTGCCGCCGCTGCCGAAAACATCCGTCATCTGCGCCAGATCGTTACGGCGCAGCCCGACAGGACGCGCATGATAGCGTGGGACAGTCCGCAGCTGCTCCAAGATGTACGCGTCGAAGTATCGCGCGCCGGCGGGAAAACAGACACGTACGCTCCCTCCTATCGCTATCTCATGATGGACGACGAGGTACAGTTCATCTATCATGCAGAGATTCCCGTTTCTGACGGCGCATCGTATCGCGTGATAGAGCCGAACGGCGCAACGGCATGGATTCCGCTCACACGCAGCGCAAGTGAGATGACGCGCGCCCTCCTCTTCTCAGACAGCCAATGCGGCGAAAGCTACGATGTGTGGCGGGAGGTCTATTATGCGGCATGGCAGCGTCACCCGCAGGCGGACTTTGCCGCCATCGTCGGTGACCTCACGGACAACGGTGAGTCCGCATGGCATTGGCGCGCATTCTTTGAGGCAATGGAGGCAGGGACAGCGCTCGCACGGCATCCCCATGTCCCCGTCCTTGGCAATCACGAGTACTACGGATTGCAGTGGACTGCCGTGCCGCCCGTCCGCTATCTCCGCACCTTTGCCCTGCCCGACAACGGCAGCCGTGATTTTCGCGGACACTACTACTCCTTTGATCTCGGCGCAGTGCACTGCATTGTCCTCGATACCCAGTTCCTTGAGGCGGAGGAACGCGGCGCGGCGCTGAGGGCAGAGCAGATGGACTGGCTTCAGCGGGACGCGATGGCAAGCACAGCACCGTGGAAGCTCGTCCTCATGCACAAGGATATCCTAGCGTACGGTGACTATCAGGTCGAGCAGCATACAAATCACGGCATCAGCGACGTGGGACAGACTTTCTTGGACACATTCGATACGCTCGGCATCGACCTCGTCGTCTCGGGTCACGTCCACGCCTACCGTCGCCGACAGCTCCGCACGCGACAGACGGATGCACACGGTACGCTCTACCTCCTCGCTGGGCCTGCGGGAAATGAGTATTTCGATGTTCCCGCCGAAGACTATGACCTCGCGGCAGGGTCAAATCCAGCGCCGTCCAACTACCTCTATATGGAGGCGGATGCACAGCATCTCCACATCCGCTGTGAAACAGTGCGCGGCACAATACTTGATACTGCAGAACTGCATAAATAA
- a CDS encoding CitMHS family transporter → MLLAITGFVMIFLIIYLLLQSKAHPTPIFVIVPILCAVVCGFDFTQIAEFMKTGVTTTMPVAVLFIFSIVYFSIMSEVGLFDPLVDFLVKHARSNVILVTVATACIATIAHLDGALAATLLVTIPAMLPIYKKLHIRPVVLCVIIGAAMSIMNLLPWGGPVARVGVILNTDVNALWHTLIPLQIVGIIMVLIFAAFMGVLEKRRGAGLHPTGKAAELDEDASSAHQISDEEAAALKRPKLFWFNLLLTVGVIALLCFTKIQLYAAFMIGLSLALIVNFPDPKMQGKRIKAHAGEALGVPMILLASGVFLGVLTGTKMMDAMAETLVMLIPSVLGPYFHIIMGIFAVPIGMMLGTSPYFFGLLPLAIGVGEQYGISPENMSNAMLVGKNFAVLVTPHAATTFLCCGLAGVSIKELLRFCAPWLWGLSIISLFFAIVLGIVTV, encoded by the coding sequence ATGTTATTAGCCATCACAGGCTTTGTGATGATCTTCTTGATCATCTACCTGCTGTTGCAGTCCAAGGCACATCCGACGCCGATCTTCGTCATCGTGCCGATCCTCTGCGCCGTTGTCTGCGGATTTGACTTCACGCAGATTGCGGAGTTCATGAAGACTGGCGTTACAACGACCATGCCGGTCGCCGTACTCTTTATCTTTTCCATCGTCTACTTCTCAATCATGTCGGAGGTTGGACTCTTCGACCCGTTGGTCGACTTTCTCGTGAAGCATGCGAGATCGAACGTCATCCTGGTCACAGTGGCAACCGCCTGTATTGCGACGATTGCCCATCTCGACGGTGCGCTCGCCGCAACGCTGCTCGTGACGATTCCTGCAATGCTGCCGATCTACAAGAAGCTGCACATTCGCCCCGTCGTGCTCTGCGTCATCATCGGCGCTGCCATGAGCATCATGAACCTCCTGCCATGGGGCGGCCCGGTCGCACGCGTCGGCGTCATTCTGAACACCGATGTCAACGCGCTCTGGCATACGCTCATTCCGCTGCAGATTGTCGGTATCATCATGGTGCTCATCTTTGCGGCATTCATGGGCGTTCTGGAAAAACGGCGCGGCGCGGGTCTGCACCCGACAGGCAAGGCTGCGGAGCTGGATGAGGATGCGTCCTCGGCGCATCAGATTTCCGATGAGGAAGCCGCTGCGCTGAAGCGTCCGAAACTCTTCTGGTTCAACCTGCTCCTCACGGTCGGTGTCATCGCCCTCCTCTGCTTCACGAAGATCCAGCTGTACGCCGCATTCATGATCGGACTATCGCTCGCCCTCATTGTGAACTTCCCCGACCCGAAGATGCAGGGCAAGCGCATTAAGGCGCATGCAGGTGAGGCACTGGGCGTGCCCATGATCCTGCTCGCCTCGGGCGTCTTCCTCGGCGTTCTGACGGGGACGAAGATGATGGATGCGATGGCGGAGACACTCGTCATGCTCATTCCGAGCGTCCTCGGCCCCTACTTCCACATTATCATGGGAATCTTTGCCGTGCCGATCGGCATGATGCTCGGCACGAGCCCATATTTCTTTGGACTGCTGCCCCTTGCGATCGGCGTCGGTGAGCAATACGGCATTTCACCGGAGAATATGTCGAACGCGATGCTCGTCGGCAAGAACTTCGCCGTCCTCGTCACGCCGCACGCGGCGACTACATTCCTCTGCTGCGGACTTGCGGGTGTCTCCATCAAGGAGCTACTGCGCTTCTGTGCGCCATGGCTCTGGGGGCTCTCGATCATCTCGCTGTTCTTTGCCATTGTGCTGGGCATCGTCACAGTGTAG